The bacterium genome has a segment encoding these proteins:
- a CDS encoding LLM class flavin-dependent oxidoreductase, translated as MEEGTPERTAFQLSLPNRAVVLGFLTSGQLLDAASAAEGSGHFAAVSVGDNLLEKPRLEVIALLGALAARTSRVRLNVGCLSTLIVRDPILFAIQWGSLDVLSGGRMELSVCIGGGDDREMRPYNLRRGERVARLLETVDAVRRLWREDHVTVNGRYHRFEDVTALPKPIQAHPPVYLANAPDPDGDPDRRDRMLLRALRHFDGWHPTGLTPDQFRALRVRLGELAERDGKDMSRFSVACGSLVNIQPDPAKARREAEDYVRRYWPDTYGPRSFDRLVFGPAREVADGILRYWDAGARRISVRLGAFNYDEQIPLLLDEVMPAVWESVRRRGRAAG; from the coding sequence ATGGAAGAGGGCACGCCGGAGCGCACGGCGTTTCAGCTCAGCCTGCCGAACCGGGCGGTCGTGCTCGGTTTTCTGACGTCCGGTCAACTGCTGGACGCGGCGTCGGCCGCGGAGGGCTCGGGACACTTCGCCGCGGTGAGCGTGGGCGACAACCTGCTCGAGAAGCCGCGCCTCGAGGTGATCGCGCTGCTCGGCGCGCTCGCGGCGCGGACCTCGCGGGTCCGGCTCAACGTCGGCTGCCTGTCGACGCTCATCGTGCGCGATCCGATTTTGTTTGCGATCCAGTGGGGCAGCCTCGACGTCCTGAGCGGCGGACGCATGGAGCTCTCCGTCTGCATCGGCGGCGGCGACGACCGCGAGATGCGCCCGTACAACCTCCGCCGGGGCGAGCGCGTCGCACGGCTGCTCGAGACGGTCGACGCGGTACGCCGTCTGTGGCGGGAAGATCACGTGACGGTGAACGGCCGCTACCACCGATTCGAGGACGTCACGGCGCTGCCGAAGCCGATCCAGGCGCATCCCCCGGTCTACCTGGCCAACGCCCCGGACCCGGACGGCGACCCGGACCGTCGAGACCGGATGCTGCTCCGCGCACTGCGACACTTCGACGGGTGGCATCCGACCGGTCTCACCCCGGACCAGTTCCGGGCCCTGCGGGTGCGACTCGGCGAACTCGCGGAGCGGGACGGCAAAGACATGTCGCGGTTTTCGGTCGCGTGCGGCAGCCTCGTGAACATCCAGCCCGATCCGGCCAAGGCCCGCCGGGAGGCGGAGGACTACGTGCGGCGCTACTGGCCTGACACGTACGGGCCTCGAAGTTTCGACCGCCTGGTGTTCGGGCCGGCGCGGGAGGTGGCCGACGGCATTCTCCGCTACTGGGATGCGGGCGCCCGGCGCATCTCCGTGCGCCTCGGGGCGTTCAACTACGACGAACAGATTCCGCTGCTCTTGGATGAAGTCATGCCGGCGGTGTGGGAAAGCGTCCGCCGCCGCGGTCGGGCGGCCGGATAG
- a CDS encoding ABC transporter permease, whose amino-acid sequence MSGLRVLRRDRATAAAIVTVALLVAGAVAVPYAVRTAYDVQDLSQTLQGPSAEHWFGTDQFGRDLLTRLAYGGRISFAISGTAVLAHTAIGTTGGMLAGFLGGTADSVLMRVTDVFLAFPPILFLILITGVLGPSLLNIIIALSLVGWAGMARQVRAEALALRGQEFIDAARALGATDRRIVVRHVLINVLTVALVRASLDVGPVILSEATLSFLGIGIQPPMPSWGVMIAEGLPRLRSEPYLALIPSVVLSLAILALTFAGEGIAEALDPRARRRQAR is encoded by the coding sequence ATGAGCGGCCTCCGGGTGCTGCGCCGGGATCGGGCCACCGCCGCCGCGATCGTCACGGTCGCGCTTCTCGTCGCGGGCGCCGTCGCCGTCCCGTACGCCGTGCGCACAGCCTACGACGTCCAGGATCTCTCGCAGACGCTGCAGGGTCCGAGCGCGGAGCACTGGTTCGGGACCGACCAGTTCGGCCGCGACCTGCTGACGCGGCTCGCCTACGGGGGCCGCATCTCGTTTGCGATCAGCGGCACGGCGGTGCTCGCGCATACCGCCATCGGCACGACCGGCGGCATGCTCGCGGGCTTCCTCGGCGGCACGGCGGACAGCGTGCTAATGCGCGTTACCGACGTCTTCCTGGCCTTCCCGCCGATTCTGTTTCTGATTCTGATCACGGGCGTGCTCGGGCCGAGCCTGCTCAATATCATCATCGCGCTGTCGCTGGTGGGCTGGGCCGGCATGGCGCGTCAGGTGCGGGCGGAGGCCCTCGCCTTACGCGGGCAGGAATTCATCGACGCGGCGCGCGCGCTCGGCGCCACCGACCGCCGGATCGTCGTGCGCCACGTCCTGATCAACGTACTGACGGTCGCGCTCGTCCGCGCGTCGCTCGACGTCGGCCCGGTGATCCTCTCCGAGGCGACGCTGTCGTTCCTCGGCATCGGCATCCAGCCGCCGATGCCGTCCTGGGGCGTGATGATCGCGGAGGGCCTGCCGCGGCTCAGGAGCGAGCCCTACCTCGCGCTGATCCCGAGCGTCGTGTTGTCCCTCGCGATCCTGGCCCTCACCTTCGCGGGCGAAGGCATCGCCGAGGCGCTGGACCCGCGGGCGCGGCGACGGCAGGCGCGATGA
- a CDS encoding ABC transporter permease: MTRYLAYRVVAMLPIVVGVTLIVFLVGRLAPGDPVQILFGDISNPTVEARARAQLGLDQPLPVQYLRFLGGLARLDFGSSYVYRGVRVSAIIGQALPISLALGTAALVLAVLIGLPLGLAAALRPRSLLDQGVRLLTLLGVAVPFFVVAVALVLLFSLRLRWLPVSGWGTPAHLVLPVAVLMLRPMAYITRITRLAVLQAFGQDYIRTARAKGLPVPAVTLRHALRNAAVTIATTVGLALSLAFTGAFVTEIIFGIPGMGRATVTAVFQRDYPVIEAVVLLYTALFLLLNLAMDLAYAALDPRIRYA; encoded by the coding sequence ATGACGCGTTATCTCGCGTACCGCGTGGTCGCGATGCTCCCGATCGTCGTCGGAGTGACCTTGATCGTCTTCCTCGTCGGCCGCCTCGCGCCCGGCGACCCGGTGCAGATTCTCTTCGGCGACATCAGCAACCCGACGGTCGAAGCCCGGGCGCGCGCGCAGTTGGGACTTGATCAGCCCCTGCCGGTGCAGTACCTGCGCTTCCTCGGCGGGCTGGCGCGGCTGGATTTCGGCAGCTCGTACGTCTACCGGGGCGTGCGCGTGAGCGCGATCATCGGCCAGGCGCTGCCGATCAGCCTCGCGCTCGGGACGGCGGCGCTGGTGCTTGCCGTCCTCATCGGCCTGCCCCTCGGGCTGGCCGCGGCGCTCCGCCCGCGGTCGCTGCTCGACCAGGGCGTGCGGCTGCTCACGCTGCTGGGCGTGGCGGTGCCGTTCTTCGTCGTCGCGGTCGCGCTGGTGCTGCTCTTCTCGCTGCGTCTGCGCTGGCTGCCGGTCTCGGGATGGGGCACGCCGGCGCACCTCGTGCTGCCGGTCGCGGTCTTGATGCTGCGGCCGATGGCGTACATCACCCGGATCACGCGGCTCGCGGTCCTGCAGGCCTTCGGCCAGGATTACATCCGGACCGCGCGCGCCAAGGGACTGCCGGTACCGGCCGTCACCCTCCGGCACGCACTGCGCAACGCGGCGGTCACGATCGCGACGACGGTCGGGCTCGCGCTCAGCCTCGCGTTCACCGGCGCGTTCGTGACCGAGATTATCTTCGGCATCCCCGGCATGGGTCGCGCGACGGTGACCGCGGTGTTCCAGCGCGACTACCCGGTGATCGAGGCTGTCGTGCTGCTGTACACGGCGCTGTTTCTGCTGCTCAATCTCGCGATGGACCTCGCCTATGCCGCGCTGGACCCGAGAATCCGTTATGCGTGA
- a CDS encoding long-chain fatty acid--CoA ligase yields the protein MDPRPWHRFYAEDVPRDIAIPDVPLQAFLHASAGRHPNRAAVVLSGPGFSSTLTYGALDRAAGRFAAGLRALGFRRGDRLAIALANLPQYAIALYGAFKAGATVVQVNPLYRGDDLAFLLRDSQAKALVTLTRLYPNVAAVRAQTALEHIVLTKVSDYFPPLWRLLYRIARERREGDAMPGGTGLVPWGRMLRGRAPSDSDGAGPDDLAVLQYTGGTTGRPRGAMLTHRNLAVNAAQGIAWFHDLREGEECFLLAVPLFHVYGLLVLNAGIRLAATHLMVLMRMFEARLVAEQVPRRRPTVFPGVPAMYAAINQLKDVAKHDLHSIRYCLSGAAGLPPEVARRFEELTGGRVAEGYGLTEAGPLVAANPIWKGGVRKAGSIGIPVPGTDVRIVDLETGTRELPVGEAGELTVYGPQIMRGFWNAPAETATSLRGGRLYTGDVARMDEDGFLFIEDRKKDMIEVGGLKVYPREIEDLLLEHPLVREAAVIGVPHQIRGETIVAYVTLRARGAGDPVAIRRQLRDWLRERLPSYKVPRRIEIADEIPKTLIGKPLRRVLRETDAAASHTDDGADDGAGNGMGGASGGGNRA from the coding sequence GTGGACCCACGGCCCTGGCATCGCTTCTACGCGGAAGATGTCCCGCGCGACATCGCCATCCCCGACGTTCCGCTGCAGGCGTTTCTCCACGCCAGCGCCGGGCGGCATCCCAACCGCGCCGCGGTCGTGCTGAGCGGACCCGGGTTCTCTTCGACGCTCACGTACGGCGCGCTGGACCGGGCGGCCGGGCGCTTCGCCGCCGGACTGCGCGCGCTCGGCTTCCGCCGCGGCGACCGGCTGGCGATCGCACTGGCGAACCTGCCGCAGTACGCGATCGCGCTGTACGGCGCGTTCAAGGCCGGGGCCACGGTCGTCCAGGTCAATCCGCTCTATCGCGGCGACGATCTCGCGTTTCTGCTGCGGGACTCGCAGGCCAAGGCCCTGGTCACGCTCACCCGCCTGTATCCGAACGTCGCCGCCGTGCGCGCGCAGACGGCGCTCGAGCATATCGTCCTCACCAAGGTCTCGGACTACTTCCCGCCGCTGTGGCGCCTCCTCTACCGAATCGCCAGGGAGCGGCGCGAAGGCGACGCGATGCCGGGCGGCACGGGCCTCGTGCCGTGGGGCCGGATGCTCCGCGGACGGGCGCCGTCGGACTCCGACGGCGCGGGCCCCGACGATCTCGCCGTCTTACAATACACGGGCGGCACGACGGGGCGCCCCCGCGGCGCGATGCTGACCCACCGCAATCTCGCGGTGAACGCCGCGCAGGGCATCGCCTGGTTCCACGATCTGCGCGAGGGCGAGGAGTGCTTCCTCCTCGCGGTCCCTCTCTTCCACGTGTATGGGCTGCTCGTGCTGAACGCCGGGATCCGCCTGGCCGCGACGCACCTGATGGTGCTGATGCGGATGTTCGAAGCGCGCCTCGTCGCCGAGCAGGTGCCGCGGCGGCGGCCGACCGTCTTTCCCGGCGTGCCGGCGATGTACGCGGCGATCAACCAGCTCAAGGACGTCGCGAAGCACGACCTGCATTCGATCCGGTACTGCCTGTCCGGCGCGGCCGGGCTGCCGCCCGAGGTGGCACGCCGTTTCGAGGAGCTCACCGGCGGCCGCGTCGCGGAAGGCTACGGCCTCACGGAAGCGGGCCCCCTCGTCGCCGCGAATCCGATCTGGAAGGGCGGCGTGCGCAAAGCGGGCAGCATCGGTATTCCGGTCCCAGGCACCGACGTACGGATCGTCGATCTCGAGACAGGCACGCGGGAACTGCCGGTCGGCGAAGCCGGTGAGCTGACCGTGTACGGCCCCCAGATCATGCGGGGGTTCTGGAACGCGCCGGCCGAGACCGCGACCTCGCTGCGCGGCGGCCGGCTCTACACCGGCGACGTCGCGCGCATGGACGAGGACGGGTTTCTCTTCATCGAGGACCGCAAGAAGGACATGATCGAGGTGGGCGGCCTCAAGGTGTATCCGCGCGAGATCGAAGACCTGCTGCTCGAACATCCGCTCGTCCGCGAGGCCGCCGTGATCGGCGTTCCGCACCAGATTCGAGGGGAGACTATCGTCGCCTACGTCACGCTGCGCGCGCGCGGCGCGGGCGACCCCGTCGCGATCCGCCGGCAGCTCCGCGACTGGCTGCGGGAGCGGCTGCCGTCCTACAAGGTGCCCCGGCGCATTGAGATCGCCGACGAAATTCCGAAGACGCTGATCGGCAAGCCGCTCCGGCGCGTGCTGCGGGAGACGGACGCCGCCGCGTCGCACACGGACGACGGGGCGGATGACGGCGCGGGCAATGGGATGGGCGGCGCCTCCGGCGGGGGCAATCGGGCGTGA
- a CDS encoding MFS transporter has product MPRNAYGRGIVATLCVTETISWGIIYYGFPVFLQAMEHDLGASRVAVAGALSIALAVSALAAVPVGRWIDRRGARALMTVGSCLAFILTLSWSRVHSVGALYGVWTAMGVAMAMVLYQPAFAAVVQWFPEHRERALLTVTLVAGFASTIFMPVEAWLLSWIGWRAALAVLATFLAVTTIPAHALVLRTPEGLGRSPGGAGHTAADATLGAALRHGVFWVLALAFALANFTTTTVNVHMIPYLGQHGYSTRLAASIVGWIGGMQVPGRLLFVPITAWLGAAWVTGSLFFAQAAAMVLLAGGALGAGLVPMILLYGAAAGMLTLAQATVVADIWGRRHYASIAGAMAVPGNLARAAGPVGAAVLYASFGGYARLFWLLAGALAIAGVTVLITEHRAAAHGEAAPAGEVASPSKWRRGV; this is encoded by the coding sequence ATGCCGCGGAACGCCTACGGACGGGGCATCGTGGCCACGCTCTGCGTAACCGAGACCATCTCGTGGGGCATCATCTACTACGGCTTTCCGGTGTTCCTCCAGGCGATGGAGCACGACCTCGGGGCATCCCGCGTGGCGGTCGCGGGGGCGCTGTCGATCGCGCTCGCCGTATCCGCGCTGGCCGCGGTGCCCGTGGGACGGTGGATCGACCGGCGCGGCGCGCGCGCGTTGATGACCGTGGGGTCCTGTCTCGCATTCATCCTGACGCTCTCGTGGTCGCGGGTGCATTCCGTCGGGGCCCTGTACGGAGTATGGACGGCGATGGGCGTCGCGATGGCGATGGTTCTGTACCAGCCCGCGTTCGCCGCCGTGGTGCAGTGGTTTCCGGAGCATCGGGAGCGGGCACTCCTCACTGTGACGCTCGTCGCCGGGTTCGCGAGCACAATCTTCATGCCGGTTGAAGCGTGGCTGCTCTCGTGGATCGGCTGGCGGGCCGCGCTCGCCGTGCTCGCGACCTTCCTCGCCGTCACCACCATCCCGGCCCACGCGCTCGTGCTGCGGACCCCGGAGGGACTGGGCCGGAGCCCAGGCGGCGCGGGCCACACCGCCGCCGACGCCACGCTCGGCGCGGCCCTTCGGCACGGCGTCTTCTGGGTGCTGGCGCTCGCGTTCGCGCTCGCCAACTTTACCACGACAACCGTAAACGTCCACATGATTCCCTACCTCGGACAGCACGGCTACTCCACACGGCTCGCGGCGTCGATCGTGGGGTGGATCGGCGGCATGCAGGTGCCGGGCCGGCTGCTCTTCGTGCCGATCACCGCGTGGCTCGGGGCGGCGTGGGTCACCGGTTCGCTGTTCTTCGCCCAAGCCGCAGCGATGGTGCTGCTGGCCGGCGGCGCGCTCGGCGCCGGCCTTGTGCCGATGATCCTGCTGTACGGAGCGGCCGCGGGCATGCTGACGCTGGCACAGGCCACCGTTGTCGCGGACATCTGGGGGCGCCGCCACTACGCCAGCATCGCCGGCGCGATGGCCGTCCCAGGAAACCTGGCGCGCGCGGCGGGTCCGGTCGGTGCGGCGGTGCTGTACGCATCTTTCGGCGGGTACGCGCGGCTGTTCTGGCTGCTGGCGGGGGCGCTCGCGATCGCGGGCGTGACCGTCCTGATCACCGAGCACCGGGCGGCCGCGCACGGCGAGGCAGCCCCAGCCGGGGAGGTCGCCTCGCCGTCCAAATGGCGCAGGGGCGTGTGA
- a CDS encoding isoprenylcysteine carboxylmethyltransferase family protein, with amino-acid sequence MADRQDAVGLHCPAPAVFAGAFVLGLLLNRFAPPAPLPSAARLIGWALVLAGIGAAGLPALITMRRAGTSPNPARPATAFVAAGPYRFTRHPMYLGMAVAYAGAALAANVVWALVLLPAAMAIIQRGAMMREEEYMARKFGEPYRAYMSRVRRWI; translated from the coding sequence GTGGCCGATCGACAGGATGCGGTAGGCCTGCACTGTCCGGCGCCCGCGGTCTTTGCGGGGGCGTTTGTCCTCGGTCTGTTGTTGAACCGGTTCGCGCCGCCGGCCCCGCTGCCGTCCGCCGCGCGGCTGATCGGGTGGGCGCTGGTGCTCGCCGGGATCGGCGCCGCCGGCCTCCCCGCGCTCATCACGATGCGGCGCGCGGGCACAAGTCCAAACCCGGCGCGGCCGGCGACCGCGTTCGTGGCGGCCGGACCCTACCGCTTCACCCGGCACCCGATGTATCTAGGGATGGCGGTGGCCTACGCCGGCGCGGCGCTGGCGGCGAACGTTGTGTGGGCGCTGGTGCTGCTGCCGGCCGCCATGGCGATCATCCAGCGGGGCGCGATGATGCGTGAAGAGGAGTACATGGCCCGCAAATTCGGAGAACCGTACCGCGCCTACATGAGCCGCGTACGCCGCTGGATCTAG
- a CDS encoding YbfB/YjiJ family MFS transporter produces MGVGRFVYTPILPRMTEDLGMTKSTAGLLASANFAGYLAGALLAATPGLRGPRRVWLLLGLGGSAVTTAAMAGVSSPPAFATLRFLGGVASAFALVFASALVLDRLSEARRPGLAAIHFGGPGAGIAASAALVTGVAASGGGWRAMWLVAGAVSVLGFGAVARLIPDHAEPAHGRGARAARDVRRFIPFAAAYGLFGFGYVITGTFLVAIVRGSPAVRFLEPVVWIVVGLAGLPSVVFWGGVGERIGIERAFALACVAEAVGVAASVLWTAPAGVFLAAVLFGGTIMGITALGLIQGRRLTTGDPRGTLAILTALFGAGQIIGPAFAGAVYDATGSFLLPSMAAAAALLFGGLLAIIG; encoded by the coding sequence GTGGGTGTCGGCCGGTTCGTCTACACGCCGATTCTGCCGCGCATGACCGAGGATCTCGGGATGACGAAGAGCACGGCCGGCCTGCTCGCGTCCGCGAACTTCGCGGGCTATCTCGCCGGCGCGCTGCTCGCGGCCACACCGGGGCTGCGCGGCCCACGCCGGGTTTGGCTGCTGCTCGGGCTGGGCGGCAGCGCCGTGACGACGGCGGCGATGGCGGGGGTGTCCTCCCCGCCGGCCTTCGCGACCCTCCGCTTTCTCGGCGGCGTCGCTAGCGCGTTCGCGCTGGTCTTCGCCTCGGCCCTGGTGTTGGACCGGCTGAGCGAGGCGCGGCGGCCGGGGCTGGCCGCGATTCACTTCGGCGGACCCGGCGCCGGGATCGCCGCGTCCGCCGCGCTCGTTACCGGCGTAGCGGCATCGGGCGGCGGTTGGCGCGCGATGTGGCTTGTGGCAGGCGCCGTTTCGGTTCTCGGTTTCGGCGCCGTCGCGCGCCTCATCCCGGACCACGCGGAACCGGCGCACGGCCGCGGCGCGCGGGCCGCGCGCGACGTGCGACGGTTCATACCCTTCGCCGCGGCCTACGGGCTCTTCGGTTTCGGCTACGTCATTACCGGAACGTTCCTCGTCGCCATCGTGCGCGGATCGCCCGCGGTGCGATTTCTCGAGCCGGTCGTCTGGATTGTGGTCGGCCTGGCCGGCCTGCCGTCCGTGGTCTTCTGGGGGGGCGTCGGCGAGCGGATCGGCATCGAGCGGGCCTTCGCCCTCGCGTGCGTCGCCGAGGCGGTCGGCGTGGCGGCGAGCGTGCTGTGGACGGCCCCGGCGGGCGTGTTCCTCGCGGCGGTGCTGTTCGGCGGGACGATCATGGGCATCACGGCGCTCGGCCTCATTCAGGGGCGCCGGCTGACGACGGGGGATCCGCGCGGGACGCTCGCCATCCTGACGGCGCTCTTCGGCGCCGGCCAGATCATCGGACCGGCGTTTGCCGGCGCGGTGTACGACGCGACCGGCAGTTTTCTCTTGCCGTCGATGGCGGCGGCGGCCGCGCTGCTGTTCGGCGGGCTTCTCGCTATCATAGGATGA
- a CDS encoding peptidase E, with product MTVPVAERRIVALGGGGFNSDPGNPRLDRYILSLARRTPPKVCYVPTASGDSESNIAKFYDAYTVERCLPSHLRLFSRKVGDLRGFLLGQDVIYVGGGATGYMLAAWRMAGLDAILREAWENGVVLSGVSAGALCWFEAGLTDTLGRPLQILTDGLGHLSGSFCPHYDGEKDRRPAYQAAVAAGALPPGIAADDGVGVFYRGTEVAEFVSSRPAARAWRVDRTSNGVRETEVVPRYLE from the coding sequence GTGACTGTGCCGGTGGCGGAGCGGCGGATCGTGGCGTTGGGAGGCGGCGGATTTAACAGTGACCCGGGCAATCCGCGGCTCGACCGTTATATTCTCTCTCTTGCGCGGCGGACGCCGCCGAAGGTCTGCTACGTGCCGACGGCGAGCGGGGATTCCGAGAGCAACATCGCAAAGTTCTACGACGCCTACACGGTAGAGCGCTGTCTTCCCTCGCATCTGCGATTGTTCAGCCGGAAGGTCGGCGACCTGCGCGGTTTTCTCCTCGGCCAGGACGTCATCTACGTCGGCGGGGGCGCCACCGGCTATATGCTCGCCGCGTGGCGGATGGCCGGCCTCGACGCGATTCTGCGCGAAGCCTGGGAGAACGGGGTGGTCTTGAGCGGCGTCAGCGCCGGCGCGCTGTGCTGGTTCGAGGCGGGGTTGACGGACACGCTCGGACGGCCGCTGCAGATCCTGACGGACGGCCTCGGGCACCTCTCCGGAAGCTTCTGTCCTCACTACGACGGCGAGAAGGACCGGCGGCCGGCGTACCAGGCCGCCGTCGCTGCGGGCGCGCTGCCGCCGGGCATCGCCGCGGATGACGGCGTCGGCGTTTTTTATCGAGGGACCGAGGTCGCGGAGTTCGTCTCGTCGCGCCCGGCCGCCCGGGCGTGGCGCGTCGACCGGACGTCGAACGGCGTGCGAGAAACCGAAGTCGTCCCCAGGTATCTAGAGTAA
- a CDS encoding DUF6176 family protein: MSEARLFKFRFKPDGKEKWLAWAEQLKRRSHEVFETLRSEGVILEACFVSPEEDAIYYFVAAESLAQAEQAAKRSGYVIDREHMQVKAEALMHVAGLRCLFYFDNHRA; encoded by the coding sequence ATGTCGGAGGCACGCCTGTTCAAGTTTCGCTTCAAGCCGGACGGCAAGGAGAAGTGGCTGGCGTGGGCCGAGCAACTGAAGCGGCGGTCTCACGAGGTCTTCGAGACCCTTCGAAGCGAGGGCGTGATCCTCGAAGCGTGTTTTGTGTCCCCCGAAGAGGATGCGATCTACTACTTCGTCGCCGCGGAGTCCCTCGCGCAGGCCGAACAAGCCGCGAAGCGCAGCGGGTACGTCATCGACCGCGAGCACATGCAGGTCAAGGCCGAAGCGCTCATGCACGTTGCCGGCCTGCGGTGCCTCTTCTACTTCGACAATCACCGCGCGTGA
- a CDS encoding histidine phosphatase family protein, producing the protein MYFVTHATSYDNERGIASGHRDVELSPVGRAQARALPDVLKGRPRRVITVRHAQIP; encoded by the coding sequence ATGTATTTCGTAACACACGCGACGAGCTATGACAATGAACGAGGGATCGCGTCCGGTCACCGCGATGTCGAACTCTCGCCCGTCGGTCGCGCCCAGGCGCGCGCCCTGCCCGATGTCCTCAAGGGCCGGCCCCGAAGGGTGATCACCGTGCGGCACGCACAGATACCGTGA
- a CDS encoding NAD-dependent epimerase/dehydratase family protein, with translation MKILILGGTRFVGRHIAETALARGHRVTVFNRGQSDPSPSIDVEQLRGNRDGDLTALRGRHWDAVIDVSGYVPRIVRASAELLAPAVGHYTFVSTASVYASPKAHDRVDEHAPIRTIDDRNREDYLSPDAYGALKALCEQAVERSLPRRVLVARLSLVVGPRDPTDRFSYWPHRVARGGPILAFDRPDRVVLPFIDARDIAEWIVPGVEAGRTGTFNLGGRPGVTIGQVLETCRTVGRAPAASFVWVSEAFLLEHGVKPWTEIPLWVRSGGDDLAGLVSTKAIAAGLRLRPLAETAADTLAWDRDRRRDAALRAGLTAEREAELLALWRARRDPVRGRPV, from the coding sequence GTGAAGATTTTGATTCTCGGCGGGACGCGGTTCGTCGGCCGGCACATTGCGGAGACGGCGCTGGCGCGCGGCCATCGTGTCACAGTTTTCAACCGCGGCCAGTCCGACCCGAGTCCGAGCATCGATGTCGAGCAGTTGCGGGGTAATCGCGATGGCGATCTGACCGCGCTGCGCGGCCGGCACTGGGACGCGGTGATCGACGTGTCGGGCTATGTGCCGCGAATCGTCCGCGCGTCGGCCGAACTGCTCGCGCCGGCGGTTGGCCACTATACTTTTGTTTCGACCGCGAGCGTCTACGCGTCGCCGAAGGCACATGACCGCGTCGACGAGCACGCGCCGATCCGGACCATCGACGACCGGAACCGAGAAGACTATCTGAGCCCGGACGCGTACGGCGCGCTGAAGGCGCTGTGCGAACAAGCCGTCGAGCGGTCCCTGCCCCGTCGAGTCCTGGTGGCACGGCTCAGCCTGGTTGTCGGGCCGCGGGACCCCACGGACCGCTTCAGCTACTGGCCGCACCGCGTGGCCCGCGGCGGCCCGATTCTCGCCTTTGACCGTCCGGATCGGGTCGTGCTGCCGTTCATCGATGCTCGGGACATCGCCGAGTGGATCGTGCCGGGCGTCGAGGCAGGGAGGACGGGCACGTTCAATCTCGGCGGCAGGCCCGGCGTGACGATCGGCCAGGTTCTCGAAACCTGCCGAACCGTCGGTCGCGCGCCGGCGGCTTCATTCGTCTGGGTGAGCGAAGCCTTCTTGCTGGAACACGGCGTGAAGCCCTGGACCGAGATCCCATTGTGGGTGCGCAGCGGCGGTGATGACCTCGCGGGACTCGTTTCGACGAAGGCCATCGCCGCCGGATTGCGCCTGAGGCCTCTCGCGGAAACAGCCGCCGATACACTCGCGTGGGACCGCGACCGCCGCCGGGATGCGGCCCTTCGCGCCGGCTTGACGGCGGAGCGTGAAGCCGAATTGTTGGCGTTGTGGCGGGCGCGACGCGACCCCGTGCGGGGGCGGCCCGTGTGA
- a CDS encoding HAD family phosphatase, protein MIRYNTAVAPLRALILDYGNVLTHPQAWDVIEAMAARLGVAVEAFSAAYWEHRRSYDAEDYTGVEYWRRVLRSVGRPEEAGEQTLLDWLIRRDGDSWMRYREDMWELANVVRTGGVRTAMLSNMSVELCECIRRDRDLSEWFDVVIVSGEVRMTKPDARIYRVCLERVDAEPAECLFVDDRPENVAAAQTFGMRTVHFVGDDAVNVLRAALAEAQRRR, encoded by the coding sequence GTGATCCGCTACAATACAGCCGTGGCACCGCTGCGCGCGCTCATCTTGGACTACGGCAACGTCCTCACCCATCCGCAGGCGTGGGACGTCATCGAAGCGATGGCGGCGCGGCTCGGCGTGGCCGTCGAGGCGTTCTCCGCGGCGTACTGGGAGCACCGCCGGTCGTACGATGCCGAGGACTACACGGGCGTGGAGTACTGGCGCCGCGTCCTTCGGTCGGTGGGCCGGCCGGAGGAGGCCGGCGAACAGACGCTGCTCGACTGGCTGATCCGGCGCGACGGCGATTCCTGGATGCGGTATCGGGAGGACATGTGGGAGCTCGCGAACGTGGTGAGGACGGGCGGCGTGCGGACCGCCATGCTCAGCAACATGAGCGTCGAGCTGTGTGAGTGCATCCGTCGCGACCGCGACCTGAGCGAGTGGTTTGACGTCGTGATCGTGTCCGGCGAGGTCCGCATGACGAAGCCGGACGCGCGAATCTATCGAGTGTGTCTCGAGCGGGTGGACGCGGAGCCGGCCGAGTGTCTTTTCGTCGACGACCGGCCCGAAAACGTCGCCGCCGCGCAGACGTTCGGCATGCGCACCGTGCACTTTGTAGGGGACGACGCGGTGAACGTCCTCCGGGCGGCGCTGGCGGAGGCGCAACGACGGCGCTGA